In Citrus sinensis cultivar Valencia sweet orange chromosome 3, DVS_A1.0, whole genome shotgun sequence, the sequence TTTACATCACCACTGACTATTTGTCAATTGTGTGATTGTATCTTCAGTTTTGAAGGTAAGTTAATGAATGATGTGTTCCTCTTATTAACAAATACATTTGACAAATTAGCATTAAAGAGCTGAAACAAATTAACGTATagacaaattttgaaattttcaagttattattttgtaacaaGAATTCTTGATTTACATGAACCATATAATCCTATCTAAACTTCATTATCGGATCGTTGATATTAACCTTAAACAGTGGATgataatcataaaattttaattgatttgtgATCCAAAATTATGATGATAATCACAATGTTGTGATTAGttaaaatcttatttcttttgataTAAATTGTTGTTAGGAGAAGAAAGAATTCCTAAGCAAAACGACTCTGCgtatttttagataaaattgaGCACAGATTGTACACAATCATGCAATCGCGTTATTagctataattattaattcttaaGTTTATTTCCGCCCAATTAGCTATGATATAATTGAGAATAGCATTAATAATCAACCCCACTAAGACTTTTGTAAGTTATTTCCAGTTTCAATTGGCATCCCAGTTGCGTTTTTCTTAATGAGATATTATTATCATATGGCACTACAATCcatttatgttataattagaaatttataaatatgtcgAGACTAAATGTAGGGACcaattcaaaatctaaaaatctGCCACGACCTGTCCTCAAGTAggtccattaaaaaaaaaatgcatgaaAACTTATGATCCCACCAATTGATCCACACAATAATGAGAGAGTGGCGTGGAAATCTTCTTTTGCCCACGAGCATAATTTGTGAGATTTATAGTCTTTCAGTCTATTTAAAGAGGGGTGGGGTAGATGAGAACCATCTAATTATTAAccaaatgatattttgaatcaagaatagaaatttaaacctacaaactttttttataatgtcACAAGAATAAAAGATGAGAAAACCCAACCCCTAACCAAATTTATCATAATCTTTAGTGGTTAATTTGGAGAGTGTGGGTCAATTAATTGTGATTGTAATTTTGGAGTTATGCTTCATGAGACCATCTAGCCTAGATGTTGTCAATTATTCACTCTCAACAATGATTATGCCTTACATTgtcttctaatttttatatattagctTTTGTATTAGCTTACATTGTCTTgtactttttatatttttatatatcagCTTTGTATTAGCTGTTTGACACATTTTCAATGATCTTTCTTTTCCATTGTACAATTGTTCTCAAATCCAGCTTCATATGAATGAAGATGAcgcatatattttttatatggcATTAATTGAAATTGCTTCCTCAGCTGGTATCTTTCATCAGCTAGCGTTCATCGAACGGTAATGGAAATTTTAGACCCTTTCTTTAAACTTTTGTGGGTTTTCGATTCATTTATTACgattaaaatgaaatcttttaCCTGATGGCATCATCTCCAATATGGTAATTGTCTTCGGTGAAGTCAAGCAACGACCTGAAAAtgatgtcaaaaaaaaaacattttaaaatagtcGCTTCGCTTGCCAAGCACGTCCTCAACCGTGTTGACAAGTCATTGAGGATTATGATGACTCATGAATCACATTTACTAGAAAgtacaaaaatattgttttcagCGTTCAAAGTATTAAAATCTTCTACGGCATCATTTGGTCTTTTCTTGGATTAAAGTTAAGGCTAATGCTAAGttatatgcatgtaccttacaaccctctcacatgaatagtgaatGATGTGGGTCCactcactattcatgtgagagggttgtaaggtacatgcatgtaacttagaggGATCCGTAAGTTAATGGtctttctaaaaaaatttaggtcCAACTTATTGTAGCGTTATTTATAAAGGTTTTGACGAAATATTTTTAGGTTGCTTTGTGATGtcaattaagaattaaaatttcttttaagtagtactttttgttattattttttatattgaatttgCTTATAGTAAGAGTTGgtatttattgtaattaaaatataattcaatgACTACTTATTCTTACTTTAAAAGTGATAACTTTTATATTCATTGGCAACTCCACATTAAATAGCTCAATTGctaattattataaagtttCTATAATCTCATTATTCTCATATCTACCGAGAAAGAAACAATATtgcttatttgaattttttcaatttgacaTTGTGGGATTTTCCTCCatcagaaattaaaaattttctacttGATGACTCTTGGAGATGCCTAAATACTGCATTTCTTAATCCTATTATGGTTTACTATTGTATGGACTATCTATAAGATTTCATTTGGATTTGTCTCTTTcaaatgaattttgatttaatatattGTACTTGTCTTGaggtttacaaaaaaaaaaaaaaaaaagccttcAGAGAACATAAGAACTTACGTATATATacatttaatatatatgtgtagACGAAGATTATTTGAGTCATTCATTCGCTTTCTTTTAATCCCCGAGTAATACAACCCAAGTATTGACTAATAATTTACGGTTGAAGCTTCTACATATGTAAGTCATCGAATATGTTGtcttatataatatatgttattattatatacGTCCACTTCATTGGGCCGAACTCTGTAGCCAACATTTTGTTCTTGGCAGCTTCAACTTTCCTTGGAgttgattaattttcttgctaGAAAAccttttcacattttttaagATACGACTTATTTCGATTTCACAGCTTTATCTAGCTATAATTTGATACCGTTATATGCAAATGGCGGCACTAAAGAATGATTCCTATAtaactttgaaaataattatcaatgtCTAAGTATAGCtcctcaatatttttttatttatctatttattttgtaaggGCTCCGCAgattattaatcaattttgttcttcttcaACAGCTTACGCACatgcatttattttctcattttttacaTCATTGAATCCACCATTTTATCACATAATTGGTGAATATTGTAGAAATGATACATATATAACATCACTAGTCTAGATTCTAGCCAGATAGCTAATTAGCTATACCATAACacccaaaatttcataaaataattcacaCAGAGGTGGTGACTACTACAAGTACACCCACAAGTCATACATCATACactgtttaaaaaatttactgtCATCCAACTTGTGACAATCAAGAACTTAAACcaaactcattttctttcacaCAATCAACTAATTAATCCATGCAATGAATAATTTATGCCATTTCACTAATATTTTCTCTAAGTTTAACCAAAAAATTCACCCGATTTGAACCAGACTCAAATGCTCTTGGAGCCAAGTGTATGAGTATATTTTAGGTAGAAAGAGGACAATTAATGtgtaaattcaaaattcatctCAAACGCGAAGATGCCATACTTCATGCAAATGCAGTTTAATGGGAGCAATGCCACATGCATTTCTTGCCTCCACACTTGTTATACCTTTAAACCCACatccttcttctccttcttcctCCCAAAGAGCATTTAATTTGCATTACAAGTTTCAAAGTCAATATTAATCTCTCAccatcaacttttttttttccttttttttgtttttgtttcctATTTGATATTCAATAACCAAATTTTCTGAAGCAAAGGATAAAGATGGGGAGGCCTCCTTGCTGCGACAAGCTGAATGTGAAGAAAGGTATTTGGAGTGCAGAGGAAGATGCAAAGATACTTGCATATGTCTCGAAACATGGAGCCTGTAACTGGACTGCCGTTCCAAAAAAAGCaggttaatttgattttattttttttgttttgttcttttaCATTGAATCAATTTATATACGGTCTCATGAACTTTCAATTGTAATTAAGACTtaccatatttttattttatgaaaaccCAAATGTGAGCACGTCCTCCAGGACTTCGGAGATGCGGAAAGAGTTGCAGACTTAGATGGACTAATTACCTGAGGCCAGATCTTAAGCATGAGAGCTTCACCCCACAAGAAGAGGAAATGATTATCAGGCTTCATGCTGCTATTGGTAGCAGGTCTGTCACTTTTATTTTCCCTTAATTACTTCACTGTTTTGTCTTTGGTCCCTGGAGAAGCAATAAGAAGAACTTTAACCAAATGTTGGACAAACGAGTTAAAAACTTGAAGTACTCTTTTTGGACGGCTCATtcgattaattaattaatgagaaattaaattacatgcACGATCAGAACAAACATAACTGCCTGCTATGAGAATTGAGACATACAATATAACAATATGATTCCAACTGTCTTAGCTGCGGTGTTTGTGTTAATGTTAGTGCAAAAATGGTTCAGGTGGTCAATTATAGCCCAACAGCTTCCAGGGAGAACAGATAATGATGTGAAGAATTACTGGAACACAAAGCTGAGAAAGAAACTTACCGAGATGGGAATAGATCCTGTTACTCACAAACCTTTCTCTCAAATACTAGCTGATTATGGAAACATTGGTGGACTTCCCAAATCTGGAACCCGAATCGGGTGTCTCAATAGAGACATGAGCAAGAATGCATTCATGATGCAAAAACCTGAACAGCATGAGTCTCCATTTCAGGTTTTTTCAAACATCAGCAGTCATTTGATGACAATGGTATCACCAAACGTGGAGCCAATTAAAGATACCCTCTTGAACCACTATAATGACCACAGCAACTCAATGGATCTTCTTGCTCAGCTTCAAGCCGTAAGACTGGTGGCAGAAGCCTCCAATAATAATTGTGCTACTAATGCTAATGAATCTATTTCGCCGCCTCAAATCTTCTTTAACGAAGCAGGCTCATTGTCGTCgtcatcttcttcatcttcaacttGTTCCACAGCAGGACAAGAGAAGTCGCCGCTGAATTTTACCTGGGAAGATTTCCttcttgatgatgatgatgcatTTTTGTCTGCTGACATTCCACAAGCACAGGAACAAGAACACGACACGCACAGTATGGTTGAATTTTCATCCAAGGATTTCACCAACCATACACGGAATGTGATGCCGCAGAACCAGAACAACAATGAGACTGCCATTACACAGGTGAATAATGGAGTTCAGAGAATGGATTCTGGAGGTCCAAGCTATGAGTTTGCTGCAGCTTCATCATCATTTGTGGAAGCCATGCTAGACCGAGAAAATGACATGTTGTTGGAGTTTCCTAACCTTTTGGTTTTGGATGAACCACACTTCTATAACTGAGCTCTTCTCCAATCACAAGGCTATATGttgaaatcaataattaagaCCTGTAGCAAGACATTATCTCTGGCACTTGAATTCGATTAGCACACTTTTCGTTACTTTCATATtgtcaaatattattatattcttattttcctCCTCTGTCCTCTCCAACTAcgatttctttctttttaggtGGGTAGCTCGCGGATGCACAATTTGTTCCAACAGCTGCCACATGTGAGACaggatagaaaaaaaatcaaatctacaATTTTGTATAAACATATGGCTGCTATAGCCCGACATCCTGAACAGTGATATAGAAAGagacaattaattaaacatttcTATTAATATCTGTGAGAGAATAATCGTTTGAGGTAATACAACCGGCCGATGATAATTTGATAAacgtagttttttttttttaattacatgagactattgaTTAAGACTACAACTCAAGTATATGAGATTgtaactaatatttataaattagattattattggGATAAGAgtacattaatattatttgaagcACTACCCATATTTTAACCATCACTAAGAGCAATGGCggatctagaaaaataatttatcgggggctaaattagataatagtaaaatataaaaaattaaaattttgaatatataaaatatttataattagtctCTACAcatttttatagtttaaaaatgttatgcaaTAGACTcgttatcaatattattaaatttattattttctatataaacAATCAAACTATCATTCATCCCATCCGATTCTAAAGATGATTCCTCATGAGTTTTGTTATTGAAAATGTTCGttctactattattatataaactgaaagaattaatcatattttttagaatagaaaatattttgagtagtgggctatcattatttttaattaaaatatatgtttttatatttttttaaagtaaaagtttaaattttatagagtttatattttatagtgactattttaataaatttaatggggttaattaaaaaattaaaatatttttttctttaattttttaatttttttttttggccagtGGGGGCTTGAGCCCCCACTGGTCATGTGATGCATCCGCCTCTGACTAAGAGtacattaatattatataaagcACTACCCATATTTTAACTATCATTAATAATCGACGAATATCTACTACATTCACATTTCGTAAGAGTGAAAATCAATCTCCACtcaaatttaagaaaagaacTAAGTTCTCATATTACTATATGGGGATTCTCTCACAGTGTGAGAGAGCTTGATAAATGTAGTTTTGGCTGAGTGGCTTGATAAATgtagttttaattttgcatCGGAGAACAAAATCTTTTGGATGGCAAATAGGGCTTGACCAGGCCTAGTTAAGTGCAGGCAGCCCATGCTTCAAAGAAGAAAGGAGCCCGTAAAAAGCCAGTGTGTCCACCAGTTGGCCGGGCCGGGCCAATTAGTTGCAACTTTAAATCCACATCATTCTTCCTCGGTTCCTCTCCAAGAGCCTGCATGTTCGTCAATCTCTTTCAATGTCGTTTAATCTTTGAgagttcaacaaaatttttgacgTGTATATGCTGGTTTTCCTATTCCTGtgtttgtttttgcttcttgCGACTTAGTTGTTCGAGTATTTGGTAGACTTTTTTGTAGCTGGACTTATAGTTAATTAGCCtaacaattaattacttttaaaaaaaaaagctcttAAAATAATGACAAATAAGTTTTACTTGAGAACTGATAGTATTTTCTAATCGACACccataaactttttttat encodes:
- the LOC102626196 gene encoding transcription factor MYB35-like: MGRPPCCDKLNVKKGIWSAEEDAKILAYVSKHGACNWTAVPKKAGLRRCGKSCRLRWTNYLRPDLKHESFTPQEEEMIIRLHAAIGSRWSIIAQQLPGRTDNDVKNYWNTKLRKKLTEMGIDPVTHKPFSQILADYGNIGGLPKSGTRIGCLNRDMSKNAFMMQKPEQHESPFQVFSNISSHLMTMVSPNVEPIKDTLLNHYNDHSNSMDLLAQLQAVRLVAEASNNNCATNANESISPPQIFFNEAGSLSSSSSSSSTCSTAGQEKSPLNFTWEDFLLDDDDAFLSADIPQAQEQEHDTHSMVEFSSKDFTNHTRNVMPQNQNNNETAITQVNNGVQRMDSGGPSYEFAAASSSFVEAMLDRENDMLLEFPNLLVLDEPHFYN